A window of Pecten maximus chromosome 12, xPecMax1.1, whole genome shotgun sequence genomic DNA:
ATTGAATTTGTTGATCCACCATTTAATACCAAACAAACTAGACAAATCACATTTAGTGTGACTGAACGGGAAATTATCACAGAACAACTTGAACTTTTATTGGACAAATGTGTGATTGAACCAGTTTCAACATGtcaagaaaattatttttttttctcgaaaatttttCTGAGACCAAAAAAGGATGGAACTCACAGATTAATCCTTAATCTTCGAGAACTTAATCAGAATGTAGAGTATCATCATTTCAAAATGGATACTTTGAAGTCGGCCATTAACATTATTACCAGAGACTGTTGGTTTGGTTCTATTGACCTTAAAGACGCATATTATTCGGTCAGAGTTCACCCATATGATAGAAATTTTTGAGGTTTTGGTGGGACAATAACTGTTACCAATTCACATGTTTGCCTAATGGTCTAGCATCAGCTCCACGTGTGTTTACAAAGTTGCTGAAACCTATGTATTCTCAATTACGGAAAAGTGGACACACAAATGTTGCATACATAGATGACAATCTCATTCAAGGAGATATATTTGAGGAATGTGCAAAGAACATAGTTGCTACAACTACATTAGTTGACAATCTAGGATTTACTATTCACCCTaaaaaatctgtatttataccaACTCAGCAAATTACATTCATTGGATTTGTGTTTAACTCAATAGACATGACAGTGAAACTGACCAAAGAAAAAGCTGATCATGTGTGATTCGTGACTTTGCTCAGTTAGTCGGTAAACTAGTGGCCTGTGAACCAGGTGTACAACATGCACATTTGCATTATAAATCATTAGAAAGGGAGAAAGACATTCTACTCAAAGCAAATTATGGACAATATGATGCTACCATGATGATTTCTGTGCAAGTAAAGAAACAAATTTCTTGGTGGAGAGATAATATACAAGACTGTTTTAAACCTATCTCTCGCAACTCCCCAGACATGATACTGAAAACGGACAGTTCAAAATCTGGATGAGGAGCTGTAGTTGAAAACACCGACTTGAAAACTGGTGGACATTGGTCTTATATTGAACAAGGGCACCATATCAATGTGTTGGAGCTTACAGCAGCTTTCTTATCCTTACAATGTTTTTGTTCATCCCAAAGAGGAATTCATGTTCAAGTTTTCATGGATAACATGGTGGCTGTTTCATACATTAACAACATGGGTGGTAAAACAGAACATTTGAATGATATGGCAAGAAAAATTTGGTTTTGGTGTATAGACAGAGACATCTGGTTAAGTGCATCACATCTTCCAGGGAAATTAAATACTGAGGCAGATTTTCTTTCTCGAGCTTTGCATGATGACATGGAATGGATGTTGAACAGACAGATCTTTCTGCAGATATGTGACATTATTCATGACTGTGATATTGACTTGTTTGCATCAAGACTTAACGCGCAGTTGGACACTTACGTATCCTATCTACCAGACCCACAAGCTCGAGCTGTGGATGCTTGATCCTTCAACTGggaatattataattattatgcTTTTCCTCCTTTCAGTTTGTTGGGGAAAGTCATCCAGAAAATCCAGTTAGACGAAGCTTCAGTGATACTTGTGGCACCCATTTGGACAACTCAACCATGGTTCTCTCCACTCCTAAAAATGGTATCAGCACAAAGCTTCATTCTACCTCCAACAAGTCAAAATCTAACTATGCCAACAAACCCGGAAAAGAAGCACCCGCTCAAAACAATGAGTTTGGGGGCTTTCAAGTTATCAGGGAAACCCTCAGTGGCCGCGGCTTACCAGAGGACACATCTGACATCATTCTCTCAGCCTGGAGACAGTCAACTCAAAAACAATATGGGAGTTATATCAACAGATGGATGTTGTTTTGTAACGAGAGGGCGTGTTCTCCATTTACAGCATCTGCCGAGCATTTAGTACTGTTTTTAACCATGCTATTTCGAGAAGGACTGGGGTATAGTGCTATTAACACTGCTCGGTCAGCCGTTTCATCTTTGTCATCCCTATACAATAGTGATGGGGGAAATGTGGGAAGCCATCCATTGGTGACTAAATTCGTAAAGGGAGTCTTTACTAAAAGACCGTCACTCCCTCGTTACCAAGAAACTTGGAATGTTTCTGATGTCTTGGACTATGTCTCTTCTTTATCTCCTTCCAAGACACTTTCACTTAAGCATCTGACTTGGAAACTGACTATGTTGCTTGCATTAGTGACAGGGCAAAGAGGACAGACTATCCATCTGATCAAACTTAGTGACTTCAGTTTTACAGACACTGGTGTTACCATTAGTTTTAGTGAACTGTTAAAAACATCTAAGCCGGGGAATCACCAAAAACCTGTACATATTAGTAGTTTTAAAGATAACATTCAACTATGTGTGGTGGATGTGCTACGTGTTTATATTGCATTTACTGAAAAACTTAGATGTAATGAATCAAAACTTTTGATTGGTACTGTGGCTCCTCATAAAGGCATTTGTAGAGCTACTATTAGCAGGTGGATTAAGTGTGTGATGGTGAATGCAGGAATTGACACTGACATTTTTAAGCCACACAGTACTCGGGCAGCCATTACCAGTGCAGCTCTCCATAAGACAGTTCCACTTGGTCAGATTCTTGCTACAGCAGGCTGGAAAACTGACTGTACGTTCAAAAAGTTTTACTACAAAAATATTGTGCAATCAAGTACTAGTTCTACCAGTAATAAGACCGCAGTAGCTTTGCCGATTATGTAAATATCAGTTGATGCTGTGATGCTCCCTAAGCATGTTCTCGTACTACagacattactatatacattCGTGTATAAACAAGACTTTACGATCGCGAGTTACCATCAATttatgtgtatgtacatgttatgACATTTCATAGAGAAATTATATTCTGTTCATTGCAAACGTTCTGTTGGTTGTTTTTACTATACTATTACAGATTCATAAGATTCGACTCTAAAATCTCATGTGATTCCTCAGCATGTTTGATTTGAgaaaatttaataattaaacGAGTTTTATTATATAAGACGAAGTTTGATTGTAATTTTCTCAAATCAAATTAATGCTGAGGGATCACTTGCCCATGATGATTAAAACTTCATCATAGAGCTATTTAATTGTTCTCGGAGTCATCAATAAAGACGTCAAAATAACAAGAAAGCAAAAAACTCGCATGATGCACCCGTCATCCATAAGATAAATCTGTACAGGTGCTCATTGGGGTATTTTATGCACAAGCTTTTTATCCTAAAATTGCCACgtgtgaccttaaccttgaccgaTGACCACCATGTGTAGAGCTGAATAGAATAAGACTGTGTTGTAAATATGAACTTGGTCTGTCAATTGGCTCATGaaatgtcttatacacaatatTTTGATTCTAAAAATTTCTAATTTTAATGGATATAGAAATGAATGGAACTATGCTATGGTTTAAAATTAAATACGAACATAATATGTCAATGAGTTCAGGAAATATTCTATAAATCATGTTTTCTCGGATCACAGGGTTTCAttacaaatgatattatatgaAACGGGTCGCACATAATTATAAGATAGGACTTCACATTAAATTGAACAAAAACATAGAATACACACATTAACTCGAGATTCTTACTCAAAAATCCATAACACGAGGTCATAATACGAAAACAAGCCTAGCTTTACATGAGGTCATAATACGAAAACAAGTCTAGCTTTACATGAAAAGACGGAGGAGCATTTACTTCGTCTAGTGATCTCGTTTCAGAAGGATTTCTCGATGAATCACTCAAAAGAGAGTTGAGAAGCCCTGTTAAAACGTTTGTCTAGTCGTGCACCCGAGGAATCCCCGCTAGTGTCATAAAGAGGAAACAATTAAATGTTGATGTTTATACAAAAGGTTATGACAGCTCGTAAACAAATATTCCCTTCA
This region includes:
- the LOC117339699 gene encoding uncharacterized protein LOC117339699, which encodes MVLSTPKNGISTKLHSTSNKSKSNYANKPGKEAPAQNNEFGGFQVIRETLSGRGLPEDTSDIILSAWRQSTQKQYGSYINRWMLFCNERACSPFTASAEHLVLFLTMLFREGLGYSAINTARSAVSSLSSLYNSDGGNVGSHPLVTKFVKGVFTKRPSLPRYQETWNVSDVLDYVSSLSPSKTLSLKHLTWKLTMLLALVTGQRGQTIHLIKLSDFSFTDTGVTISFSELLKTSKPGNHQKPVHISSFKDNIQLCVVDVLRVYIAFTEKLRCNESKLLIGTVAPHKGICRATISRWIKCVMVNAGIDTDIFKPHSTRAAITSAALHKTVPLGQILATAGWKTDCTFKKFYYKNIVQSSTSSTSNKTAVALPIM